The following coding sequences are from one Panicum hallii strain FIL2 chromosome 5, PHallii_v3.1, whole genome shotgun sequence window:
- the LOC112891667 gene encoding probable E3 ubiquitin-protein ligase ZFP1 isoform X1, whose protein sequence is MAFRNMVCTPQVVDLTSERGQARGGNGSEISDQGAQHAVRVVGNATNIGLSDIRNYYDVSINHQHQPVHNPPLNVGVDSGFVFASTMYNPCMSSTSMNRYASHAQSFGSTNQPLPLNQVPGSMDESSRNDSTGESARGHIKRKNAAVAGSYHFVNGFASSSSSSHAPQNPMLRPWDPSFESTVSSNVAPFNPSEYHSHSSWQSLEGSSVPGTNGFNSMPVHPESTQRANYTFPTTHIGHSWMSQAANGIADGIPQWEYINATTNVQAGRFAHSGAIDMANGGFHEYQNGPSAVCRGPVPYFPQHVMHGMQAHNMLDHTQMQVPYQQCHNNGALHGGVNYTGNRLHLGPRIPVLFSSSERTFGPPQHPFLANPVNHRNIRILPPEQHATIMDFSRLYEVSNSVDEHRDMRLDIDSMTYEELLALEEQIGDVNTGLTKCLIVDKLRTSLYVPGTSSTSDQPSKSSPENDACIICQEEYQVKDCIGTLECGHRYHAECVHQWLLVKNLCPICKTTALSTDQRHGQ, encoded by the exons ATGGCATTTCGAAATATGGTATGCACTCCCCAAGTCGTTGATCTTACATCTGAGAGAGGGCAAGCTCGTGGAGGCAATGGTAGTGAGATATCCGATCAAGGTGCACAGCATGCTGTCAGAGTTGTAGGAAACGCGACGAACATTGGTCTCTCTGATATAAGAAATTACTATGATGTGAGCATAAATCATCAGCATCAGCCTGTTCATAACCCACCCCTGAATGTAGGTGTTGATTCTGGTTTTGTCTTCGCATCAACTATGTACAATCCCTGCATGTCATCAACATCAATGAACAGATATGCTTCTCATGCTCAGAGCTTTGGATCGACGAATCAACCATTGCCTTTAAACCAAGTCCCAGGAAGTATGGATGAGAGTAGCAGAAATGACAGTACTGGTGAAAGTGCTAGAGGACATATTAAAAGGAAAAATGCTGCAGTCGCGGGAAGCTACCATTTTGTCAATGGATTTGCAAGCTCAAGCTCATCTTCTCATGCACCTCAGAATCCTATGCTTAGGCCTTGGGATCCTTCTTTTGAATCAACTGTTTCCTCTAATGTTGCACCATTCAACCCATCAGAATATCACAGCCACAGCAGTTGGCAATCCTTAGAAGGATCTTCCGTACCTGGAACTAATGGGTTCAACTCAATGCCTGTTCATCCGGAATCAACACAGCGTGCGAACTATACATTTCCAACAACTCACATTGGCCATTCATGGATGTCCCAGGCTGCAAATGGTATTGCTGATGGAATTCCCCAGTGGGAATACATCAATGCAACTACTAATGTTCAAG CAGGCAGATTTGCCCATTCAGGAGCCATAGATATGGCAAATGGAGGTTTTCATGAATATCAGAATGGCCCTTCAGCTGTTTGTCGGGGACCTGTACCTTATTTCCCCCAGCACGTGATGCATGGCATGCAAGCTCATAATATGCTCGATCATACTCAAATGCAAGTCCCTTACCAACAATGTCACAATAATGGTGCATTGCATGGTGGTGTTAATTATACTGGAAACCGTCTCCACTTAGGTCCACGAATTCCAGTTCTCTTCTCCAGTTCTGAGCGTACCTTTGGGCCTCCACAGCATCCGTTTCTGGCAAATCCAGTTAACCACCGGAACATAAGGATTCTACCACCTGAG CAGCATGCCACTATAATGGATTTTTCAAGATTGTATGAAGTGTCAAATTCTGTAGATGAGCATAGAGATATGCGGCTAGATATAGACAGCATGACCTACGAG GAGCTTTTAGCACTAGAAGAGCAGATCGGAGATGTCAATACTGGTTTGACAAAATGCCTCATTGTAGATAAATTGAGGACTAGCTTATATGTTCCAGGAACATCCAGCACGTCTGATCAGCCATCTAAATCTTCTCCAGAGAATGATGCTTGCATTATATGCCAG GAGGAGTACCAGGTTAAAGATTGCATTGGCACCCTTGAGTGTGGTCACAGGTACCATGCTGAGTGCGTGCACCAGTGGCTGTTGGTGAAGAACCTGTGCCCCATCTGCAAGACAACAGCATTGTCTACCGACCAAAGACATGGACAATGA
- the LOC112891667 gene encoding probable E3 ubiquitin-protein ligase ZFP1 isoform X4 yields MAFRNMVCTPQVVDLTSERGQARGGNGSEISDQGAQHAVRVVGNATNIGLSDIRNYYDVSINHQHQPVHNPPLNVGVDSGFVFASTMYNPCMSSTSMNRYASHAQSFGSTNQPLPLNQVPGSMDESSRNDSTGESARGHIKRKNAAVAGSYHFVNGFASSSSSSHAPQNPMLRPWDPSFESTVSSNVAPFNPSEYHSHSSWQSLEGSSVPGTNGFNSMPVHPESTQRANYTFPTTHIGHSWMSQAANGIADGIPQWEYINATTNVQGRFAHSGAIDMANGGFHEYQNGPSAVCRGPVPYFPQHVMHGMQAHNMLDHTQMQVPYQQCHNNGALHGGVNYTGNRLHLGPRIPVLFSSSERTFGPPQHPFLANPVNHRNIRILPPEHATIMDFSRLYEVSNSVDEHRDMRLDIDSMTYEELLALEEQIGDVNTGLTKCLIVDKLRTSLYVPGTSSTSDQPSKSSPENDACIICQEEYQVKDCIGTLECGHRYHAECVHQWLLVKNLCPICKTTALSTDQRHGQ; encoded by the exons ATGGCATTTCGAAATATGGTATGCACTCCCCAAGTCGTTGATCTTACATCTGAGAGAGGGCAAGCTCGTGGAGGCAATGGTAGTGAGATATCCGATCAAGGTGCACAGCATGCTGTCAGAGTTGTAGGAAACGCGACGAACATTGGTCTCTCTGATATAAGAAATTACTATGATGTGAGCATAAATCATCAGCATCAGCCTGTTCATAACCCACCCCTGAATGTAGGTGTTGATTCTGGTTTTGTCTTCGCATCAACTATGTACAATCCCTGCATGTCATCAACATCAATGAACAGATATGCTTCTCATGCTCAGAGCTTTGGATCGACGAATCAACCATTGCCTTTAAACCAAGTCCCAGGAAGTATGGATGAGAGTAGCAGAAATGACAGTACTGGTGAAAGTGCTAGAGGACATATTAAAAGGAAAAATGCTGCAGTCGCGGGAAGCTACCATTTTGTCAATGGATTTGCAAGCTCAAGCTCATCTTCTCATGCACCTCAGAATCCTATGCTTAGGCCTTGGGATCCTTCTTTTGAATCAACTGTTTCCTCTAATGTTGCACCATTCAACCCATCAGAATATCACAGCCACAGCAGTTGGCAATCCTTAGAAGGATCTTCCGTACCTGGAACTAATGGGTTCAACTCAATGCCTGTTCATCCGGAATCAACACAGCGTGCGAACTATACATTTCCAACAACTCACATTGGCCATTCATGGATGTCCCAGGCTGCAAATGGTATTGCTGATGGAATTCCCCAGTGGGAATACATCAATGCAACTACTAATGTTCAAG GCAGATTTGCCCATTCAGGAGCCATAGATATGGCAAATGGAGGTTTTCATGAATATCAGAATGGCCCTTCAGCTGTTTGTCGGGGACCTGTACCTTATTTCCCCCAGCACGTGATGCATGGCATGCAAGCTCATAATATGCTCGATCATACTCAAATGCAAGTCCCTTACCAACAATGTCACAATAATGGTGCATTGCATGGTGGTGTTAATTATACTGGAAACCGTCTCCACTTAGGTCCACGAATTCCAGTTCTCTTCTCCAGTTCTGAGCGTACCTTTGGGCCTCCACAGCATCCGTTTCTGGCAAATCCAGTTAACCACCGGAACATAAGGATTCTACCACCTGAG CATGCCACTATAATGGATTTTTCAAGATTGTATGAAGTGTCAAATTCTGTAGATGAGCATAGAGATATGCGGCTAGATATAGACAGCATGACCTACGAG GAGCTTTTAGCACTAGAAGAGCAGATCGGAGATGTCAATACTGGTTTGACAAAATGCCTCATTGTAGATAAATTGAGGACTAGCTTATATGTTCCAGGAACATCCAGCACGTCTGATCAGCCATCTAAATCTTCTCCAGAGAATGATGCTTGCATTATATGCCAG GAGGAGTACCAGGTTAAAGATTGCATTGGCACCCTTGAGTGTGGTCACAGGTACCATGCTGAGTGCGTGCACCAGTGGCTGTTGGTGAAGAACCTGTGCCCCATCTGCAAGACAACAGCATTGTCTACCGACCAAAGACATGGACAATGA
- the LOC112891667 gene encoding probable E3 ubiquitin-protein ligase ZFP1 isoform X3, translated as MAFRNMVCTPQVVDLTSERGQARGGNGSEISDQGAQHAVRVVGNATNIGLSDIRNYYDVSINHQHQPVHNPPLNVGVDSGFVFASTMYNPCMSSTSMNRYASHAQSFGSTNQPLPLNQVPGSMDESSRNDSTGESARGHIKRKNAAVAGSYHFVNGFASSSSSSHAPQNPMLRPWDPSFESTVSSNVAPFNPSEYHSHSSWQSLEGSSVPGTNGFNSMPVHPESTQRANYTFPTTHIGHSWMSQAANGIADGIPQWEYINATTNVQAGRFAHSGAIDMANGGFHEYQNGPSAVCRGPVPYFPQHVMHGMQAHNMLDHTQMQVPYQQCHNNGALHGGVNYTGNRLHLGPRIPVLFSSSERTFGPPQHPFLANPVNHRNIRILPPEHATIMDFSRLYEVSNSVDEHRDMRLDIDSMTYEELLALEEQIGDVNTGLTKCLIVDKLRTSLYVPGTSSTSDQPSKSSPENDACIICQEEYQVKDCIGTLECGHRYHAECVHQWLLVKNLCPICKTTALSTDQRHGQ; from the exons ATGGCATTTCGAAATATGGTATGCACTCCCCAAGTCGTTGATCTTACATCTGAGAGAGGGCAAGCTCGTGGAGGCAATGGTAGTGAGATATCCGATCAAGGTGCACAGCATGCTGTCAGAGTTGTAGGAAACGCGACGAACATTGGTCTCTCTGATATAAGAAATTACTATGATGTGAGCATAAATCATCAGCATCAGCCTGTTCATAACCCACCCCTGAATGTAGGTGTTGATTCTGGTTTTGTCTTCGCATCAACTATGTACAATCCCTGCATGTCATCAACATCAATGAACAGATATGCTTCTCATGCTCAGAGCTTTGGATCGACGAATCAACCATTGCCTTTAAACCAAGTCCCAGGAAGTATGGATGAGAGTAGCAGAAATGACAGTACTGGTGAAAGTGCTAGAGGACATATTAAAAGGAAAAATGCTGCAGTCGCGGGAAGCTACCATTTTGTCAATGGATTTGCAAGCTCAAGCTCATCTTCTCATGCACCTCAGAATCCTATGCTTAGGCCTTGGGATCCTTCTTTTGAATCAACTGTTTCCTCTAATGTTGCACCATTCAACCCATCAGAATATCACAGCCACAGCAGTTGGCAATCCTTAGAAGGATCTTCCGTACCTGGAACTAATGGGTTCAACTCAATGCCTGTTCATCCGGAATCAACACAGCGTGCGAACTATACATTTCCAACAACTCACATTGGCCATTCATGGATGTCCCAGGCTGCAAATGGTATTGCTGATGGAATTCCCCAGTGGGAATACATCAATGCAACTACTAATGTTCAAG CAGGCAGATTTGCCCATTCAGGAGCCATAGATATGGCAAATGGAGGTTTTCATGAATATCAGAATGGCCCTTCAGCTGTTTGTCGGGGACCTGTACCTTATTTCCCCCAGCACGTGATGCATGGCATGCAAGCTCATAATATGCTCGATCATACTCAAATGCAAGTCCCTTACCAACAATGTCACAATAATGGTGCATTGCATGGTGGTGTTAATTATACTGGAAACCGTCTCCACTTAGGTCCACGAATTCCAGTTCTCTTCTCCAGTTCTGAGCGTACCTTTGGGCCTCCACAGCATCCGTTTCTGGCAAATCCAGTTAACCACCGGAACATAAGGATTCTACCACCTGAG CATGCCACTATAATGGATTTTTCAAGATTGTATGAAGTGTCAAATTCTGTAGATGAGCATAGAGATATGCGGCTAGATATAGACAGCATGACCTACGAG GAGCTTTTAGCACTAGAAGAGCAGATCGGAGATGTCAATACTGGTTTGACAAAATGCCTCATTGTAGATAAATTGAGGACTAGCTTATATGTTCCAGGAACATCCAGCACGTCTGATCAGCCATCTAAATCTTCTCCAGAGAATGATGCTTGCATTATATGCCAG GAGGAGTACCAGGTTAAAGATTGCATTGGCACCCTTGAGTGTGGTCACAGGTACCATGCTGAGTGCGTGCACCAGTGGCTGTTGGTGAAGAACCTGTGCCCCATCTGCAAGACAACAGCATTGTCTACCGACCAAAGACATGGACAATGA
- the LOC112891667 gene encoding probable E3 ubiquitin-protein ligase ZFP1 isoform X2, which translates to MAFRNMVCTPQVVDLTSERGQARGGNGSEISDQGAQHAVRVVGNATNIGLSDIRNYYDVSINHQHQPVHNPPLNVGVDSGFVFASTMYNPCMSSTSMNRYASHAQSFGSTNQPLPLNQVPGSMDESSRNDSTGESARGHIKRKNAAVAGSYHFVNGFASSSSSSHAPQNPMLRPWDPSFESTVSSNVAPFNPSEYHSHSSWQSLEGSSVPGTNGFNSMPVHPESTQRANYTFPTTHIGHSWMSQAANGIADGIPQWEYINATTNVQGRFAHSGAIDMANGGFHEYQNGPSAVCRGPVPYFPQHVMHGMQAHNMLDHTQMQVPYQQCHNNGALHGGVNYTGNRLHLGPRIPVLFSSSERTFGPPQHPFLANPVNHRNIRILPPEQHATIMDFSRLYEVSNSVDEHRDMRLDIDSMTYEELLALEEQIGDVNTGLTKCLIVDKLRTSLYVPGTSSTSDQPSKSSPENDACIICQEEYQVKDCIGTLECGHRYHAECVHQWLLVKNLCPICKTTALSTDQRHGQ; encoded by the exons ATGGCATTTCGAAATATGGTATGCACTCCCCAAGTCGTTGATCTTACATCTGAGAGAGGGCAAGCTCGTGGAGGCAATGGTAGTGAGATATCCGATCAAGGTGCACAGCATGCTGTCAGAGTTGTAGGAAACGCGACGAACATTGGTCTCTCTGATATAAGAAATTACTATGATGTGAGCATAAATCATCAGCATCAGCCTGTTCATAACCCACCCCTGAATGTAGGTGTTGATTCTGGTTTTGTCTTCGCATCAACTATGTACAATCCCTGCATGTCATCAACATCAATGAACAGATATGCTTCTCATGCTCAGAGCTTTGGATCGACGAATCAACCATTGCCTTTAAACCAAGTCCCAGGAAGTATGGATGAGAGTAGCAGAAATGACAGTACTGGTGAAAGTGCTAGAGGACATATTAAAAGGAAAAATGCTGCAGTCGCGGGAAGCTACCATTTTGTCAATGGATTTGCAAGCTCAAGCTCATCTTCTCATGCACCTCAGAATCCTATGCTTAGGCCTTGGGATCCTTCTTTTGAATCAACTGTTTCCTCTAATGTTGCACCATTCAACCCATCAGAATATCACAGCCACAGCAGTTGGCAATCCTTAGAAGGATCTTCCGTACCTGGAACTAATGGGTTCAACTCAATGCCTGTTCATCCGGAATCAACACAGCGTGCGAACTATACATTTCCAACAACTCACATTGGCCATTCATGGATGTCCCAGGCTGCAAATGGTATTGCTGATGGAATTCCCCAGTGGGAATACATCAATGCAACTACTAATGTTCAAG GCAGATTTGCCCATTCAGGAGCCATAGATATGGCAAATGGAGGTTTTCATGAATATCAGAATGGCCCTTCAGCTGTTTGTCGGGGACCTGTACCTTATTTCCCCCAGCACGTGATGCATGGCATGCAAGCTCATAATATGCTCGATCATACTCAAATGCAAGTCCCTTACCAACAATGTCACAATAATGGTGCATTGCATGGTGGTGTTAATTATACTGGAAACCGTCTCCACTTAGGTCCACGAATTCCAGTTCTCTTCTCCAGTTCTGAGCGTACCTTTGGGCCTCCACAGCATCCGTTTCTGGCAAATCCAGTTAACCACCGGAACATAAGGATTCTACCACCTGAG CAGCATGCCACTATAATGGATTTTTCAAGATTGTATGAAGTGTCAAATTCTGTAGATGAGCATAGAGATATGCGGCTAGATATAGACAGCATGACCTACGAG GAGCTTTTAGCACTAGAAGAGCAGATCGGAGATGTCAATACTGGTTTGACAAAATGCCTCATTGTAGATAAATTGAGGACTAGCTTATATGTTCCAGGAACATCCAGCACGTCTGATCAGCCATCTAAATCTTCTCCAGAGAATGATGCTTGCATTATATGCCAG GAGGAGTACCAGGTTAAAGATTGCATTGGCACCCTTGAGTGTGGTCACAGGTACCATGCTGAGTGCGTGCACCAGTGGCTGTTGGTGAAGAACCTGTGCCCCATCTGCAAGACAACAGCATTGTCTACCGACCAAAGACATGGACAATGA
- the LOC112891668 gene encoding ras-related protein RABA1f-like, whose amino-acid sequence MASGYRAEEEYDYLFKVVLIGDSGVGKSNLLSRFARDEFSLETRSTIGVEFATKTVQVDEKLVKAQIWDTAGQERYRAITSAYYRGAVGALVVYDVTRRVTFENAERWLRELRDHTDANIVVMLVGNKADLRHLRAVSPEDAAAFAERHGTFSMETSALDATNVERAFAEVLRQIYHVVSRNALDIGEDPAAPPRGKTIDVGAAKDEVSPVNAGGCCSA is encoded by the exons atggcGTCGGGGTACCGCGCGGAGGAGGAGTACGACTACCTGTTCAAGGTGGTGCTGATCGGGGACAGCGGCGTGGGCAAGTCCAACCTGCTGTCGCGGTTCGCCAGGGACGAGTTCAGCCTCGAGACCAGGTCCACCATCGGCGTCGAGTTCGCCAccaagaccgtccaggtcgacGAGAAGCTCGTCAAGGCGCAGATCTGGGACACCGCCGGCCAGGAGAG GTACCGCGCCATCACGAGCGCCTACTACCGCGGCGCGGTGGGCGCGCTGGTGGTCTACGACGTGACCCGCCGCGTGACGTTCGAGAACGCGGAGCGGTGGCTCCGGGAGCTGCGGGACCACACGGACGCCAACATCGTGGTCATGCTGGTGGGCAACAAGGCCGACCTGCGCCACCTCCGCGCCGTCTCGCCCGAGGACGCCGCGGCCTTCGCGGAGCGGCACGGCACCTTCTCCATGGAGACGTCCGCGCTGGACGCCACCAACGTCGAGCGCGCCTTCGCCGAGGTGCTCCGCCAGATCTACCACGTCGTGAGCCGGAACGCGCTCGACATCGGCGAggaccccgccgcgccgccgaggGGCAAGACCATCGACGTCGGCGCCGCCAAGGACGAGGTCTCGCCCGTGAACGCGGGCGGGTGCTGCTCGGCTTGa
- the LOC112895825 gene encoding WUSCHEL-related homeobox 7-like — MASSFNNRHWPSMFRSKHAAEPWQAQPDISGSPPSFLSGGGNTTSAAGSGLKHPSSGYAGGEERTPDPKPRWNPRPEQIRILEAIFNSGMVNPPRDEIPRIRMRLQEYGQVGDANVFYWFQNRKSRSKNKLRTAGTARPCATRAPARGTAVAAPVTAPPAVQASQQLLTQQVQLLASPVQAPTSSSSSSSDRSSGSSRPAAKRAAQEMSPMAEMHCHLAPMAAMDLLGPLAATCPQMYYQGQPVAPASAPAHKVQDLVSSDEPIFQPWLQGGYCLSAAEVAAILGGQNMHVPVQEQPAASLPAGAFLGLCNKVTGSAITSQRTCAWGSGLGQYCPGGGGADPHQVGLGKNTTAAPNTVGREVAHEDATKLGLLQYCFGDSTAVDPASVTATSPLAATPDAAVTVASVAAATTAGLTGLPANIGAPNGVVASYDLLQLQGLAADGALGVGAVTTSGAAAPAAAAPAGAHAQQQEGGVAALCVTDTATGKSVAHAVAAARLDVRAQFGDAAVLFRCAGERGLDIEQVPVDASGRTVQPLQHGAFYYVLV; from the exons ATGGCGTCGTCCTTCAACAACCGGCACTGGCCGAGCATGTTCAGGTCCAAGCACGCCGCCGAGCCGTGGCAGGCGCAGCCTGACATCAGCGGCTCGCCGCCCTCGTTCCTCTCTGGCGGCGGCAACaccaccagcgccgccggcaGCGGCCTCAAGCATCCCTCATCGGGTTACGCAG GGGGAGAGGAGCGGACCCCGGATCCGAAGCCCCGGTGGAACCCGAGGCCGGAGCAGATCCGGATCCTGGAGGCCATCTTCAACTCCGGCATGGTCAACCCGCCGCGAGACGAGATCCCGCGCATCCGCATGCGCCTGCAGGAGTACGGCCAGGTCGGCGACGCCAACGTCTTCTACTGGTTCCAGAACCGCAAGTCCCGCTCCAAGAACAAGCTGCGCACCGCGGGCACCGCGCGCCCGTGCGCCACCCGCGCGCCGGCGCGCGGGACCGCCGTTGCGGCGCCCgtcaccgcgccgcccgcggtCCAGGCCTCGCAGCAGCTCCTGACCCAGCAGGTCCAGCTGCTCGCGTCGCCCGTGCAGGCGCCAACttcctcgtcctcgtcctcctccgacCGCTCCTCGGGGTCCAGCAGGCCGGCTGCGAAGCGGGCGGCGCAGGAGATGTCCCCGATGGCAGAAATGCATTGCCACTTGGCCCCGATGGCGGCCATGGACCTGCTCGGGCCGCTCGCCGCGACGTGCCCCCAGATGTACTACCAGGGCCAGCCCGTGGCGCCGGCCTCGGCGCCCGCGCACAAGGTGCAGGACCTCGTGTCCTCCGACGAGCCGATCTTCCAGCCGTGGCTGCAGGGCGGCTACTGCTTGTCGGCCGCCGAGGTCGCTGCCATTCTCGGGGGGCAGAACATGCACGTTCCCGTGCAAGAGCAGCCGGCGGCATCGTTGCCCGCGGGAGCGTTCTTGGGGCTGTGCAACAAGGTGACGGGGTCGGCCATCACCAGCCAAAGAACCTGCGCCTGGGGCTCGGGCCTCGGGCAGTACTGtcccggaggcggcggcgctgatcCTCATCAGGTCGGGCTGGGCAAGAACACCACGGCGGCGCCGAACACCGTGGGCAGGGAGGTGGCGCACGAGGACGCCACGAAGCTGGGGTTGCTGCAGTACTGCTTCGGCGATAGCACGGCCGTGGACCCGGCCTCCGTCACTGCCACTTCACCCCTTGCGGCAACGCCGGACGCCGCTGTCACCGTGGCGAGCGTCGCTGCCGCTACTACGGCTGGGCTGACAGGCTTGCCTGCGAATATTGGTGCTCCTAATGGTGTCGTCGCCAGCTATGATCTCCTGCAACTGCAAG GACTCGCCGCGGACGGGGCCCTCGGCGTCGGGGCCGTCACCACCAGCGGGGCCGCCGCacctgccgcggcggcgccggcgggggcgCACGCGCAGCAGCAGGAGGGCGGCGTCGCGGCGCTGTGCGTCACGGACACCGCCACGGGCAAGAGCGTGGCGCACGCCGTCGCGGCCGCGAGGCTGGACGTGCGGGCGCAGTTCGGCGACGCGGCCGTGCTGTTCCGCTGCGCCGGCGAGCGCGGCCTCGACATCGAGCAGGTCCCCGTCGACGCGTCGGGCCGCACCGTCCAGCCGCTCCAGCACGGCGCCTTCTACTACGTGCTGGTGTAA
- the LOC112894106 gene encoding peroxidase 19-like produces the protein MGSSGGIRFRRRVGLVLLLLVVASLGGTARAREAQPLPEAAAAVGTRRAPERHGLALDFYAKTCPAVDQIVANVTAARYRDFPAAGPAVLRLFHHDCFVEGCDASILIAPTASAAAAAPKVERDMEENRNLAQEAFDTVELAKAAVESRCPGVVSCADVLALAARDYVQQAGGPYYAVKKGRKDSKVSLAGKVRGSLPRANSTVDELLRVFAGKGLGAADLVALSGAHTVGFAHCVHVLGRIYDFRGTRRPDPLMDARLVKALRMSCPSSGGSARVVVPFDVSTPFQFDHAYYANLQARLGLLGSDQALFLDPRTRPLVQELAGNKTRFFQAFVASMDRMGAIRIKKGRKGEVRKVCSQHLLPV, from the exons ATGGGTTCCTCTGGAGGCATCCGCTTCCGCCGTCGCGTCGGCTTGGTCCTCCTGCTGCTGGTCGTCGCGTCCCTCGGCGGGACGGCGCGCGCCAGGGAGGCGCAGCCGCTGCCCGAGGCGGCCGCGGCGGTCGGAACCAGGCGGGCGCCGGAGCGGCACGGGCTGGCGCTCGACTTCTACGCCAAGACGTGCCCCGCGGTCGACCAGATCGTCGCCAACGTCACCGCCGCCCGCTACAGGGacttccccgccgccgggcCCGCCGTGCTCCGCCTCTTCCACCACGACTGCTTCGTCGAG GGCTGCGACGCGTCCATCCTGATCGCGCCGacggccagcgccgccgccgccgcgcccaagGTGGAGCGCGACATGGAGGAGAACAGGAACCTGGCGCAGGAGGCGTTCGACACGGTGGAGCTGGCCAAGGCCGCCGTGGAGAGCAGGTGCCCCGGCGTCGTCTCCTGCGCCGACGTCCTCGCCCTCGCCGCCCGGGACTACGTCCAGCAG GCTGGTGGGCCGTACTACGCGGTGAAGAAGGGCCGGAAGGACAGCAAGGTGTCCCTGGCGGGGAAGGTCCGCGGCAGCCTGCCCCGCGCCAACTCCACGGTGGACGAGCTCCTACGCGTGTTCGCCGGCAAGGGCCTGGGCGCGGCGGACCTGGTGGCGCTCTCCGGCGCGCACACCGTAGGCTTCGCGCACTGCGTCCACGTGCTGGGCCGCATCTACGACTTCCGGGGCACGCGGCGGCCGGACCCGCTCATGGACGCCCGCCTCGTGAAGGCGCTCCGCATGTCGTGCCCGTCGTCCGGCGGCAGCGCCCGCGTGGTGGTGCCCTTCGACGTGAGCACCCCGTTCCAGTTCGATCACGCCTACTACGCCAACCTGCAGGCGAGGCTGGGCCTGCTGGGGTCGGACCAGGCGCTGTTCCTGGACCCGCGGACCAGGCCGCTGGTGCAGGAGCTCGCCGGCAACAAGACACGCTTCTTCCAGGCGTTCGTGGCCAGCATGGACAGGATGGGGGCCATCCGGATCAAGAAGGGCAGGAAGGGGGAGGTCAGGAAGGTCTGCAGCCAGCACCTGCTTCCGGTCTGA
- the LOC112891431 gene encoding persulfide dioxygenase ETHE1 homolog, mitochondrial yields the protein MVLPLRLIPRLAAAARLPRAPRPISRRARLVPALAMAAAYSTGSGADRRLLFRQLFEKESSTYTYLLADVADPDKPAVLIDPVDRTVDRDLNLIKELGLKLVYAMNTHVHADHVTGTGLIKTKVPGVKSVISRASGAKADHFVDPGDKIHFGNLFLEVRATPGHTAGCVTYITGDADGQPSPRMAFTGDALIIRACGRTDFQGGSPDLLYQSVHSQIFTLPKDTLLYPAHDYKGFTVSTVEEEVAYNARLTKDKETFKTIMDNLNLSYPKMMDVAVPANLVCGIQDPPPKI from the exons ATGGTTCTTCCGCTACGCCTGATCCCGCGCTTGGCTGCCGCAGCCAGGTTGCCGCGCGCTCCCCGGCCCATCTCGCGGCGCGcgcggttagtgccggctcttgcgatggcggcggcgtacAGCACGGGGTCCGGCGCGGACAGGAGGCTGCTCTTCAGGCAGCTGTTCGAGAAGGAGAGCTCCACGTACACCTACCTCCTCGCCGACGTCGCCGACCCCGACAAGCCCGCCGTG TTGATTGACCCTGTTGACAGAACAGTTGACAGAGATCTTAATCTTATCAAGGAATTGGGCTTGAAGCTCGTGTATGCTATGAATACTCATGTGCATGCTGATCACGTGACTGGAACAGGATTAATAAAA ACTAAGGTACCAGGAGTTAAGTCTGTTATTTCAAGAGCTAGTGGAGCAAAAGCAGATCATTTTGTTGATCCTGGGGACAAAATACACTTTGGTAACCTTTTCCTTGAG GTGCGAGCTACTCCTGGCCACACTGCTGGCTGCGTGACTTACATAACAGGTGATGCTGATGGTCAACCTTCACCAAGGATGGCTTTTACCGGGGACGCCTTGATTATTCGAGCATGTGGAAGGACAGACTTTCAG GGAGGAAGCCCTGATCTGCTGTATCAGTCGGTGCATTCACAG ATTTTCACACTGCCAAAGGATACCCTGCTTTATCCTGCCCATGACTACAAAGGTTTCACA GTTAGTACTGTTGAAGAGGAGGTTGCCTATAACGCCCGGCTAACGAAAGACAAG GAAACTTTCAAGACCATCATGGATA ACTTAAACCTGTCTTATCCAAAGATGATGGATGTAGCTGTACCCGCCAATTTGGTCTGCGGCATCCAGGATCCACCACCGAAGATCTGA